A stretch of Deinococcus radiotolerans DNA encodes these proteins:
- a CDS encoding GNAT family N-acetyltransferase yields MSVPRAPLIRAATPADAPGIAAVHVQSWAETYAGLMPDDFLTRMTSPETQARREVFWTGNIADGQDAVLVAEDAGQIVAFASAGTARDHPGFDAELFTLYSLKAAQGAGLGRDLLRRAAQAMQARGAGSLALWVLDTNPTRHWYARQGAHECGEKREGALRELRLGWSDLAALVGTPA; encoded by the coding sequence ATGTCCGTGCCCCGCGCCCCCCTGATCCGCGCCGCCACGCCCGCCGACGCCCCCGGCATCGCCGCCGTGCACGTCCAGAGCTGGGCGGAAACCTACGCGGGCCTGATGCCCGACGACTTCCTGACCCGCATGACCAGCCCGGAAACCCAGGCCCGGCGTGAAGTGTTCTGGACGGGCAACATCGCGGACGGGCAGGACGCCGTACTGGTCGCCGAGGACGCCGGACAGATCGTGGCCTTCGCGTCCGCCGGAACGGCCCGCGACCATCCGGGCTTCGACGCGGAACTCTTCACCCTGTACAGCCTGAAAGCTGCTCAGGGCGCAGGTCTCGGGCGCGACCTGCTGCGGCGGGCGGCGCAGGCCATGCAGGCGCGCGGCGCGGGCAGCCTAGCGCTGTGGGTGCTGGACACCAACCCCACCCGCCACTGGTACGCCCGCCAGGGCGCCCACGAGTGCGGCGAGAAGCGTGAAGGCGCCCTGCGCGAACTCCGCCTGGGCTGGTCAGACCTCGCGGCCCTCGTGGGCACGCCCGCGTGA
- a CDS encoding tRNA-binding protein, with the protein MATDLKPTVTPAQTLDQLDIRLGRVLSAEPAPGTPKPAYRLTVDFGKFGTRVSVGRFTGHTPDELIGTQVLGVLNFEPRPVGDTLSEVLLLGVQLPGAPSGDATPLTPLHAAKLGSKVF; encoded by the coding sequence ATGGCGACCGATCTCAAACCCACCGTCACGCCGGCCCAGACCCTCGACCAGCTGGACATCCGCCTGGGCCGCGTCCTGAGTGCCGAACCCGCCCCCGGCACCCCCAAACCCGCCTACCGCCTGACGGTCGATTTCGGGAAGTTCGGCACGCGCGTCAGCGTGGGCCGCTTCACGGGCCACACCCCGGACGAACTGATCGGCACGCAGGTGCTGGGCGTCCTGAACTTCGAGCCTCGCCCCGTCGGGGACACCCTGTCCGAGGTGCTGCTCCTGGGGGTGCAGCTGCCCGGCGCGCCCAGCGGCGACGCCACGCCCCTGACGCCGCTCCACGCGGCGAAACTGGGCAGCAAGGTCTTCTGA
- a CDS encoding DUF2089 domain-containing protein, whose translation MRPLPLPFPDETESPLVTELRFPTSGVTVRGVFELNEFAVLTPDNLEFLRLYIRVRGNLKEVERVLGLSYPTVRARFDTLLRAIGYEPEQADPQADVLASLERGEITPDEAARKLRR comes from the coding sequence ATGCGGCCCCTGCCCCTGCCCTTCCCTGACGAGACCGAGTCGCCGCTGGTGACCGAACTGCGTTTTCCCACGAGTGGCGTGACGGTGCGCGGCGTGTTCGAACTGAACGAGTTCGCGGTCCTCACGCCGGATAACCTGGAGTTCCTGCGACTGTACATCCGGGTGCGCGGCAACCTGAAGGAGGTCGAGCGGGTGCTGGGCCTGAGTTACCCCACGGTCCGCGCCCGCTTCGACACGCTGCTGCGCGCCATCGGCTACGAGCCGGAGCAGGCGGACCCGCAGGCGGACGTGCTGGCCAGCCTGGAACGCGGTGAGATCACCCCGGACGAGGCGGCGCGCAAGTTGAGACGCTGA
- the tsaE gene encoding tRNA (adenosine(37)-N6)-threonylcarbamoyltransferase complex ATPase subunit type 1 TsaE, translating to MSVTSSLPLRPGESRILRGLSEQQALGAALAGALPAGSVLFLEGELGAGKTSLTQGLVGAYGFTEPVTSPTYALMNVYPAPGGPVLHVDAYRVRDVQELFEMDLEDLVRESRVSVIEWGEGLYAEYPDAPILRLEHQEDPETRRVTRVR from the coding sequence ATGAGCGTCACCTCTTCCCTGCCCCTGCGTCCCGGCGAGTCCCGAATCCTGCGTGGCCTGAGCGAGCAGCAGGCGCTGGGCGCGGCGCTGGCCGGGGCGCTACCGGCGGGGAGCGTGCTGTTCCTGGAGGGCGAGCTGGGCGCCGGGAAGACCAGCCTCACACAGGGACTGGTGGGCGCTTACGGCTTCACGGAACCCGTCACGAGCCCCACGTACGCGCTGATGAACGTGTACCCCGCGCCGGGCGGTCCGGTGCTGCACGTGGACGCCTACCGCGTGCGGGACGTGCAAGAACTGTTCGAGATGGACCTTGAGGACCTGGTGCGGGAGAGTCGCGTCAGCGTGATCGAGTGGGGCGAGGGCCTGTACGCCGAGTACCCGGACGCGCCCATTCTGCGTCTGGAACACCAGGAAGACCCGGAGACGCGGCGCGTCACGCGCGTCCGCTGA
- a CDS encoding DinB family protein yields the protein MTDLTLLLESFRRNARVNDTLISALTPEEFALTDGRGGWTVERHLRHMATFRVGWLWNMSRDHAMPLLNPDELDADGDPQWRWANAPATDLPAALAAGDAAAIAAVEAHRASGEPFADPWNEGTYQSDPAHFLMHTIVHDSHHRGQVMSLLRQGGRTPEQMDALDNHWAIWRE from the coding sequence ATGACTGACCTGACCCTGCTGCTTGAATCCTTCCGCCGCAACGCCCGCGTGAACGACACGCTGATCAGCGCCCTGACGCCCGAAGAATTTGCCCTGACGGACGGGCGCGGCGGTTGGACCGTCGAGCGGCACCTGCGCCACATGGCCACCTTCCGCGTGGGCTGGCTGTGGAACATGAGCCGCGATCACGCCATGCCCCTGCTGAACCCGGATGAGCTGGACGCGGACGGTGACCCGCAGTGGCGCTGGGCGAATGCGCCCGCCACGGACCTGCCCGCGGCGCTGGCCGCCGGGGACGCCGCGGCCATCGCCGCCGTGGAGGCGCACCGCGCGTCCGGCGAGCCCTTCGCGGACCCCTGGAATGAGGGCACGTATCAGAGCGACCCGGCGCACTTCCTGATGCACACCATCGTGCACGACAGCCACCACCGTGGGCAGGTCATGAGCCTGCTGCGTCAGGGGGGCCGCACGCCCGAGCAGATGGACGCGCTGGACAACCACTGGGCCATCTGGCGCGAGTAA
- a CDS encoding DinB family protein, producing MKPETLYGHLSHARRDLLATLRATPDEVLRAPLLRGERFHSILDLLVHTAEVEDGWIHGDFQGLPMVQARFPDVQAGAAGPETTLSLAAIEAYWQAVEADTRAYLNALHGTDLHRTVTLDDWPEGHRQFTLDGLIWHVLLHEVRHTAQIAALLRTQGVRPPQLDLLFYLPVLETGRSAAAFVNPPPEDS from the coding sequence ATGAAGCCCGAAACGCTGTACGGTCACCTGAGCCACGCGCGGCGCGACCTGCTTGCCACGCTGCGCGCCACGCCGGACGAGGTGCTGCGCGCGCCCTTGCTGCGCGGCGAGCGCTTCCACTCCATCCTGGACCTGCTGGTCCACACGGCCGAAGTCGAGGACGGCTGGATTCACGGGGACTTCCAGGGGCTCCCGATGGTGCAGGCCCGCTTCCCGGACGTGCAGGCGGGCGCGGCAGGCCCGGAGACGACCCTCAGCCTGGCGGCCATCGAGGCGTACTGGCAGGCCGTGGAGGCTGACACCCGCGCGTACCTGAACGCCCTGCACGGCACCGACCTGCACCGCACGGTCACGCTGGACGACTGGCCCGAAGGGCACCGGCAGTTCACGCTGGACGGCCTGATCTGGCACGTCCTGCTGCACGAGGTGCGGCACACGGCGCAGATCGCGGCGCTGCTGCGCACCCAGGGCGTCAGGCCGCCCCAGCTGGACCTGCTGTTCTACCTGCCCGTCCTGGAAACCGGACGTTCCGCCGCCGCCTTCGTGAACCCACCCCCGGAGGACTCATGA
- a CDS encoding DinB family protein, translating to MPRAPIASLPPAQLADHWLGHRALTRRVLTAFPPDALFSFTPAPTLRPFGDMLWEVVGQSGYVLRGLLAGAWDAPTRDARPSQDPAALLAALDEGTQRVRHLKGLPDTRLGETDRLPWGEMLLLNAALGAVDNEVHHRAQGMTYLRLLDLTPPDFWNRTPREIP from the coding sequence GTGCCCCGCGCGCCCATTGCCTCGCTGCCCCCGGCGCAGCTGGCCGATCACTGGCTGGGCCACCGCGCCCTGACCCGCCGCGTCCTGACCGCCTTCCCACCAGACGCGCTGTTCTCGTTCACGCCCGCCCCCACCCTGCGGCCCTTCGGGGACATGCTGTGGGAGGTGGTGGGCCAGAGCGGCTACGTCCTGCGCGGCCTGCTGGCCGGCGCGTGGGACGCGCCCACCCGGGACGCCCGCCCCAGCCAGGACCCGGCCGCGCTGCTCGCCGCGCTGGATGAGGGCACGCAGCGCGTCCGTCACCTGAAAGGCCTGCCCGACACCCGGCTGGGCGAGACCGACCGGCTGCCCTGGGGCGAGATGCTGCTGCTGAACGCCGCGCTGGGCGCCGTGGACAACGAGGTCCACCACCGCGCGCAGGGCATGACGTACCTGCGCCTGCTGGACCTCACCCCGCCGGACTTCTGGAACCGCACCCCCAGGGAGATACCATGA
- a CDS encoding DinB family protein yields MTAPAAVSAAALSIPDFVTHWLGHRALTRRVIEAFPEDQLFTFSLGGMRPFGAQATEIHLVDAMTVTALRTGEWPEPDWSAGPTDRASLLAAWDEVSAELAEHGPRTDPAFFTRLHALPWGEMPGWVAAIYAVDNGIHHRAQGYVSLRALGTEPPAFYER; encoded by the coding sequence ATGACCGCACCCGCTGCCGTGTCCGCCGCTGCCCTGTCCATCCCCGACTTCGTCACCCACTGGCTGGGGCACCGCGCCCTGACCCGCCGCGTCATCGAGGCCTTCCCCGAGGATCAGCTGTTCACCTTCAGCCTGGGCGGCATGCGGCCCTTCGGCGCGCAGGCTACCGAGATCCACCTCGTGGACGCCATGACCGTCACCGCCCTGCGGACCGGCGAGTGGCCTGAACCCGACTGGAGCGCTGGACCTACCGACCGTGCCAGCCTGCTGGCCGCCTGGGATGAGGTGAGCGCCGAACTGGCCGAGCACGGCCCGCGCACCGACCCGGCCTTCTTCACGCGCCTGCACGCCCTGCCCTGGGGCGAAATGCCCGGCTGGGTGGCCGCCATCTACGCCGTGGACAACGGCATCCATCACCGCGCCCAAGGGTACGTCTCCCTGCGCGCCCTCGGCACCGAACCCCCCGCCTTCTACGAGCGCTGA
- a CDS encoding helix-turn-helix transcriptional regulator has product MYDPSMRVLTVLELLQAHEEVSGAELARRLEVSPRTVQRYVARLQDLGIPVEGRRGVGGAYRLKAGFRLPPLMFTPEEALAAALGLRTLRHLGLHALAPAAEAASAKLSRSLPHDLRADMLALESSVQFDTGPWVAPTDAHLLAALLRAVRDACTVTFTYAAPEAPETRRDADVYRVVHLEGRWYAVAHCHLRGARRSFRLDRMSALTVQERQFTPPEHFDAAAYLRSTLRAPKPTYEISVWLDCPPDDLRGRVSTWGTEVRPDGRGTRLTTTREGLSSFAAFLLGLDCDFRVDSPPELRAEFARLAERCAVTLHAVRHEGHAGATFRSS; this is encoded by the coding sequence ATGTACGACCCGAGCATGCGGGTACTGACCGTGCTGGAACTGCTCCAGGCGCACGAGGAAGTCAGCGGCGCCGAACTGGCCCGCCGCCTGGAAGTCAGCCCACGCACCGTGCAGCGCTACGTCGCCCGACTTCAGGACCTGGGCATTCCCGTCGAGGGCCGCCGCGGTGTGGGCGGCGCGTACCGCCTGAAAGCGGGCTTCCGCCTGCCCCCCCTGATGTTCACGCCTGAAGAAGCCTTGGCTGCCGCGCTGGGCCTGCGCACCCTGCGGCACCTGGGCCTGCACGCCCTGGCCCCCGCCGCCGAGGCGGCCAGCGCCAAGCTGTCCCGCAGCCTCCCGCATGACCTGCGCGCCGACATGCTGGCCCTGGAAAGCAGCGTGCAGTTCGACACCGGCCCCTGGGTGGCGCCCACCGACGCGCACCTGCTGGCCGCGCTGCTGCGCGCCGTGCGCGACGCCTGCACCGTGACCTTCACGTACGCCGCTCCTGAGGCCCCCGAGACCCGCCGTGACGCGGACGTGTACCGCGTGGTGCACCTGGAGGGCCGCTGGTACGCGGTCGCGCACTGCCACCTGCGTGGGGCGCGGCGCTCGTTCCGGCTGGACCGCATGAGCGCCCTGACCGTGCAGGAGCGCCAGTTCACGCCCCCCGAGCACTTCGACGCGGCCGCCTACCTGCGCTCCACGCTGCGCGCGCCCAAACCCACCTACGAGATCAGCGTGTGGCTCGACTGCCCGCCCGACGACCTGCGCGGGCGGGTGTCCACCTGGGGCACGGAGGTGCGCCCCGACGGGCGGGGCACGCGCCTGACCACCACCCGCGAGGGCCTGAGCAGCTTCGCGGCGTTTCTGCTGGGCCTGGACTGCGACTTCCGCGTGGACAGCCCCCCGGAACTGCGCGCCGAATTCGCCCGGCTGGCCGAACGCTGCGCCGTGACGCTGCACGCGGTCCGCCATGAGGGACACGCCGGGGCGACGTTTCGGTCCTCTTAA
- a CDS encoding outer membrane protein assembly factor BamB family protein yields MMPTPDRPTPLSASLALAGGALLALSAALAVPPPTSKGPAYTAAQATAGAQVYTTSCAGCHGANLQGAAGPALSGASFLTKWASGTHPLADLHGVIAKQMPLTAPGSLSAAQYLNVTAFILSKNGYPASSTALSPTTLQVKLTRPAGSSGSAASAPSPAPGTLPRVLGSVKPASTQAPDQEELTGPVGDNWMTYNGNYAGQRYSTLKQITTDNAAQLGVKCVYQLGEVGSFQTGPVVYQGRMYVTTPRNTYALRADTCTALWQHSYAPKGAEPQPANRGVALYQGRLFRGTTDGHLIALDAATGKLLWDTWVADSAKGYFLSAAPIAANGLVFVGEAGADWGANGHIRAFNAQTGQQVWSFNVIPQGQEKGADTWKKGAEHGGGSMWTTLTLDAASGLLYASIGNPAPDFNGGMRPGDNLYTNSVIVLDAKTGKLSWYVQQVPHDTHDWDTAAAPLIYDLNGRKIMAVANKGGWLYLYDRATHKLISRQETTTHLNADKPVSLTGRRDCPGILGGVEWNGPALNPAMNALFVNSVDWCATYKLGETRYVDGSLYFGGDATFDPVKDARGWVRAYNATTGAPLWQKKMATPMIAAITPTAGGVLFTGDQNGDFMALNAKDGKTLYQFRTGGAIAGGVVTYTVGGQQFVAVASGNASRSIWSTTGSASIFVFSVPRP; encoded by the coding sequence ATGATGCCCACTCCAGACCGTCCGACCCCATTGAGTGCCAGCCTCGCGCTGGCTGGCGGCGCGCTGCTGGCCCTCTCGGCCGCGCTGGCGGTGCCGCCCCCCACCAGCAAGGGCCCCGCCTACACGGCGGCGCAGGCCACTGCGGGCGCGCAGGTGTACACCACGAGCTGCGCCGGCTGCCACGGCGCGAACCTGCAGGGCGCCGCCGGCCCCGCCCTGAGCGGCGCGTCCTTCCTGACCAAATGGGCCAGCGGCACGCACCCGCTGGCCGACCTACACGGCGTGATCGCCAAGCAGATGCCCCTGACCGCCCCCGGCAGCCTCAGCGCCGCGCAGTACCTGAACGTCACCGCGTTCATCCTCTCGAAGAACGGGTACCCCGCCAGCAGCACGGCCCTGAGCCCCACGACCCTGCAGGTCAAGCTGACCAGGCCCGCCGGGAGCAGCGGCAGCGCCGCCAGCGCCCCATCCCCGGCGCCGGGTACGCTGCCGCGCGTGCTGGGCAGCGTCAAGCCCGCCAGCACCCAGGCCCCCGACCAGGAGGAACTGACCGGTCCCGTGGGCGACAACTGGATGACCTACAACGGCAACTACGCCGGGCAGCGCTACTCCACCCTCAAGCAGATCACCACCGACAACGCCGCGCAGCTGGGCGTGAAATGCGTGTACCAGCTGGGCGAGGTCGGCAGCTTCCAGACCGGACCCGTCGTGTACCAGGGCCGCATGTACGTCACTACCCCCCGCAACACGTACGCCCTGCGCGCCGACACCTGCACGGCCCTGTGGCAGCACAGCTACGCGCCCAAAGGCGCCGAGCCGCAACCCGCCAACCGCGGCGTGGCGCTGTACCAGGGGCGCCTGTTCCGCGGCACCACCGACGGCCACCTGATCGCCCTGGACGCCGCCACCGGCAAACTCCTGTGGGACACCTGGGTGGCCGACAGCGCCAAGGGGTACTTCCTGTCCGCCGCGCCCATCGCCGCGAACGGTCTGGTGTTCGTCGGGGAGGCCGGCGCCGACTGGGGCGCCAACGGCCACATCCGCGCGTTCAACGCGCAGACCGGGCAGCAGGTGTGGAGTTTCAACGTCATCCCGCAAGGCCAGGAGAAAGGTGCCGACACCTGGAAGAAGGGCGCCGAGCACGGCGGCGGGTCCATGTGGACCACCCTCACCCTGGACGCCGCCAGCGGCCTGCTGTACGCCAGCATCGGCAACCCCGCTCCGGACTTCAACGGCGGCATGCGCCCCGGCGACAACCTGTACACCAACTCCGTGATTGTGCTGGACGCCAAGACCGGCAAGCTCTCCTGGTACGTGCAGCAGGTGCCGCACGACACGCATGACTGGGACACGGCGGCCGCGCCCCTGATCTACGACCTGAACGGCCGCAAGATCATGGCTGTGGCGAACAAGGGCGGCTGGCTGTACCTGTACGACCGCGCCACCCACAAACTCATCAGCCGCCAGGAGACCACCACGCACCTGAACGCCGACAAACCCGTCAGCCTGACCGGACGCCGCGACTGCCCCGGCATCCTGGGCGGCGTGGAATGGAACGGCCCGGCCCTGAACCCCGCCATGAACGCCCTGTTCGTGAACTCCGTCGACTGGTGCGCCACCTACAAGCTCGGTGAAACCCGCTACGTGGACGGCAGCCTGTACTTCGGCGGGGACGCCACCTTCGACCCGGTCAAGGACGCCCGCGGCTGGGTGCGGGCCTACAACGCCACGACCGGCGCGCCCCTGTGGCAGAAGAAGATGGCTACGCCCATGATCGCCGCGATCACACCCACGGCGGGCGGTGTGCTGTTCACCGGGGATCAGAACGGCGACTTTATGGCCCTGAACGCCAAAGACGGCAAAACCCTGTACCAGTTCCGCACCGGCGGCGCCATCGCCGGGGGCGTCGTCACGTACACCGTGGGCGGGCAGCAGTTCGTGGCCGTCGCGTCCGGGAACGCCTCGCGGTCCATCTGGAGTACCACCGGCTCGGCCAGCATCTTCGTGTTCAGCGTGCCCAGGCCGTGA
- a CDS encoding (4Fe-4S)-binding protein produces MTTPTNEELAQGKAYTAPGITVYYDARRCLHVASCVRGLPDVFDPKARPWIQPANAGAEEVAAVVRTCPTGALHYVLDGQEAEMPDEITTITPSPDGPLMIRGNLVIDTPGGEKKDVRAALCRCGQSGNKPYCDGTHKKVGWTSGEGSAQG; encoded by the coding sequence ATGACCACGCCCACCAACGAGGAACTGGCGCAGGGAAAGGCGTACACGGCGCCCGGCATCACGGTCTACTACGACGCGCGGCGCTGCCTGCACGTCGCCAGCTGCGTGCGTGGCCTGCCGGATGTCTTCGACCCGAAGGCCCGCCCGTGGATTCAGCCCGCCAACGCCGGGGCCGAGGAGGTCGCGGCGGTCGTCCGCACCTGCCCCACCGGGGCGCTGCACTACGTCCTGGATGGACAGGAGGCCGAAATGCCCGACGAGATCACCACCATCACCCCCAGCCCCGACGGTCCACTGATGATCCGGGGGAACCTCGTGATCGACACGCCCGGCGGCGAGAAGAAGGACGTGCGCGCCGCGCTGTGCCGCTGCGGCCAGAGCGGCAATAAGCCCTACTGCGACGGCACGCACAAGAAGGTCGGCTGGACCAGCGGCGAGGGCAGCGCCCAGGGCTGA
- a CDS encoding thymidine phosphorylase — translation MTAIIPDLIRKKRDGQEHTREELETLVLGYTRGDVPDYQMSAWLMAVFLRGMAEQETADLTMVMAESGDLMNLGDLPRTVDKHSTGGVGDKTSLILTPMLAALGLTVAKMSGRGLAHTGGTIDKLESIPGWTSELEEEQFLTQAREIGLALVGQSKDLAPADGKLYALRDVTATVDCLPLIASSIMSKKLASGAHTVVLDVKVGAGAFMRTLDAGRGLARAMVDIGNRAGRQVRAVLTDMDTPLGHMAGNSLEVLEALATLRGQGPHDLTELCVALAVEALAAQGEDEAAAEARARATLTDGSALAKFRAFIAAQGGDATYMDDISKFDVAPGRADVTAPEAGFVAGIDALSVGRAVLVLGGGRERKGEAIDHGVGVELLRKPGEAVQAGEPVLRIYHRDGRGLDAATRLLTEGLTLSAQTPAPEALILDRVF, via the coding sequence ATGACCGCGATCATTCCCGACCTGATCCGCAAGAAACGCGACGGCCAAGAGCACACCCGCGAGGAACTCGAAACCCTGGTGCTGGGCTACACGCGCGGCGACGTGCCCGACTACCAGATGAGCGCGTGGCTGATGGCCGTGTTCCTGCGCGGCATGGCTGAACAGGAAACGGCCGACCTGACCATGGTCATGGCCGAGAGCGGCGACCTGATGAACCTCGGCGACCTGCCACGCACGGTGGACAAGCACTCCACGGGCGGCGTGGGCGACAAGACCAGCCTGATCCTGACGCCCATGCTGGCCGCGCTGGGCCTGACCGTCGCCAAGATGAGCGGGCGCGGCCTGGCGCACACCGGCGGCACCATCGACAAACTGGAAAGCATCCCCGGCTGGACCAGCGAGCTGGAGGAGGAGCAGTTCCTGACCCAGGCGCGCGAGATCGGCCTCGCGCTGGTGGGCCAGAGTAAGGACCTCGCCCCGGCGGACGGCAAGCTGTACGCGCTGCGTGACGTGACCGCCACCGTGGACTGCCTGCCCCTGATTGCCAGCTCAATCATGAGCAAGAAGCTCGCGTCCGGCGCGCACACCGTCGTGCTGGACGTCAAGGTGGGCGCCGGCGCGTTCATGCGCACCCTGGACGCCGGGCGCGGCTTGGCCCGCGCGATGGTGGACATCGGCAACCGCGCCGGACGGCAGGTGCGCGCTGTCCTGACCGACATGGACACCCCGCTGGGCCACATGGCCGGCAACAGCCTGGAAGTTCTGGAGGCCCTGGCGACCCTGCGCGGTCAGGGCCCCCACGACCTGACTGAACTGTGCGTGGCGCTGGCCGTCGAGGCCCTGGCCGCCCAGGGTGAGGACGAGGCCGCCGCCGAGGCCCGCGCCCGCGCCACCCTGACGGACGGCAGCGCCCTGGCGAAATTCCGCGCGTTCATCGCCGCGCAGGGCGGCGACGCCACCTACATGGACGACATCAGCAAGTTCGACGTGGCGCCCGGCCGGGCCGACGTGACCGCCCCCGAAGCCGGGTTCGTGGCGGGCATCGACGCCCTGAGCGTGGGCCGGGCGGTGCTCGTACTGGGTGGCGGCCGCGAACGTAAGGGCGAGGCCATCGACCACGGCGTGGGCGTGGAACTCCTGCGCAAACCCGGTGAGGCTGTCCAGGCGGGCGAACCCGTGCTGCGCATCTACCACCGGGACGGGCGCGGCCTGGACGCCGCCACGCGCCTCCTCACCGAGGGCCTGACCCTCAGCGCCCAGACCCCCGCACCCGAGGCCCTGATCCTCGACCGCGTGTTTTAA
- a CDS encoding type IV pilus twitching motility protein PilT, with protein sequence MTQPAADITDILRFAADKGASDVIITVGLSPQFKLQGTYDSQGFAELSATDTRKLMYSMMNEKQQRTFEERRELDFSFALGEKARFRVNAFMQRGNVGGVLRLIPTKIKSAADMGLPASVIEIANAPRGLVLVTGPTGSGKSTTLAAMIDHINTTKRLHIMTIEDPIEFMHTHKQSIINQREVGADTMSFNDALRAVLRQAPDVILVGEMRDYETIKAAVTAAETGHLVMGTLHTNSAPESIDRIVDVFPEEQQEQIRVQLANNLVAVMTQQLLPRLDGQGRILAYELLIANPAVRALIREGKTYQITSVMQTGAREGMITMDAFLANLYRRRVISFDTGVERAVDSKEFARLANDPNISTAGGAAGMPAGYGQAPVQGFGATVTPAQGGYASGRNDFGRGNGSGDARTTSTPETNPSGSGYGRR encoded by the coding sequence ATGACCCAGCCCGCCGCCGACATCACCGACATCCTGCGTTTCGCCGCCGATAAGGGCGCGTCCGACGTGATCATCACCGTCGGCCTGTCCCCGCAGTTCAAGCTGCAGGGCACGTACGACTCGCAGGGCTTCGCGGAGCTCTCCGCGACGGACACGCGGAAACTGATGTACTCCATGATGAACGAGAAGCAGCAGCGGACCTTCGAGGAACGCCGCGAGCTGGACTTCTCGTTCGCGCTGGGCGAGAAGGCCCGCTTCCGCGTGAACGCGTTCATGCAGCGCGGCAACGTGGGCGGCGTGCTGCGCCTGATTCCCACGAAGATCAAGAGCGCCGCCGACATGGGGCTGCCTGCCAGCGTCATCGAGATCGCCAACGCCCCGCGCGGCCTGGTGCTCGTGACCGGCCCGACCGGGTCGGGCAAATCCACGACGCTGGCCGCGATGATCGACCACATCAACACCACCAAGCGGCTGCACATCATGACCATCGAGGACCCCATCGAGTTCATGCACACGCACAAGCAGTCGATCATCAACCAGCGCGAGGTCGGCGCGGACACCATGAGCTTCAACGACGCGCTGCGCGCCGTGCTGCGCCAGGCGCCCGACGTGATCCTCGTGGGCGAAATGCGCGACTACGAAACCATCAAGGCCGCCGTGACCGCCGCCGAAACCGGCCACCTGGTCATGGGCACCCTGCACACGAACAGCGCCCCGGAATCCATCGACCGTATCGTGGACGTGTTCCCCGAAGAGCAGCAGGAGCAGATCCGCGTGCAGCTCGCGAACAACCTCGTGGCCGTCATGACGCAGCAGCTGCTGCCGCGCCTGGACGGGCAGGGCCGCATCCTGGCGTACGAACTGCTGATCGCCAACCCGGCCGTGCGCGCCCTGATCCGCGAGGGCAAGACGTACCAGATCACGTCCGTCATGCAGACCGGCGCGCGCGAGGGCATGATCACCATGGACGCCTTCCTGGCGAACCTGTACCGCCGCCGCGTGATCTCCTTCGACACCGGCGTGGAGCGCGCCGTGGACAGCAAGGAATTCGCCCGCCTGGCGAACGACCCCAACATCAGCACGGCGGGCGGCGCGGCCGGCATGCCCGCCGGGTACGGCCAGGCGCCCGTGCAGGGCTTCGGCGCGACCGTCACGCCCGCCCAGGGCGGGTACGCCTCAGGCCGCAACGACTTCGGCCGCGGCAATGGCAGCGGGGACGCCCGCACGACCAGCACGCCGGAAACGAATCCCAGCGGGAGCGGTTACGGTCGGCGGTAA